The proteins below are encoded in one region of Maribacter aestuarii:
- a CDS encoding mandelate racemase/muconate lactonizing enzyme family protein — MRITKISYERLDLKLTVPYTIAYETIAKTTNFILKIETDGKWVGFGCAAPDKVVTGESPEEVEEVIKNEITSYLIGKDPFTYALLLMDLKHILGKKSSSLAMVDLALFDLISKKAEVPLYKFLGGFKQSIATSITIGILSLEETLKHAKEYVEQGFTILKIKGGSHLEEDIEKMKKLHEIYPEVTWRFDGNQGYSVKDSIAFVKATAAIGIEIFEQPTKIESEERLGQVTNEVAIPVMADESLKTLTDAFRLAQNERVDMINIKLQKVGGIMVGMHINSVAKSAGLETMVGCIDECGLGIAAGLHFALSRPNIVYADLDGHLELIDDPYKDIFNLKNGVLYPSEKYGLGVN, encoded by the coding sequence ATAAGCTACGAACGTCTTGATTTGAAATTGACCGTACCTTACACCATCGCCTATGAAACGATAGCTAAGACCACTAATTTCATTCTCAAAATAGAAACCGATGGCAAATGGGTCGGTTTTGGCTGTGCAGCCCCTGATAAGGTCGTTACCGGAGAATCGCCCGAGGAAGTGGAGGAAGTAATAAAAAATGAAATTACTTCTTATCTCATTGGCAAGGACCCTTTCACCTATGCGCTTTTGTTAATGGATTTAAAGCACATTCTGGGTAAAAAATCTTCTTCTTTGGCCATGGTAGATTTGGCTTTGTTCGATTTAATCTCCAAAAAAGCGGAAGTTCCCCTTTACAAATTTTTAGGTGGGTTCAAGCAAAGTATAGCCACAAGTATAACTATAGGTATTTTAAGTTTAGAGGAAACCTTGAAGCATGCCAAGGAATATGTTGAACAAGGCTTCACTATTTTAAAGATTAAAGGCGGTAGTCATCTGGAGGAGGATATAGAGAAGATGAAAAAGTTGCATGAAATATATCCAGAGGTTACATGGCGTTTTGATGGTAATCAGGGCTATTCCGTTAAAGATTCCATTGCGTTCGTTAAGGCCACTGCTGCCATTGGCATTGAAATCTTTGAACAACCAACTAAAATCGAATCTGAAGAGCGTTTGGGACAAGTTACCAATGAGGTGGCCATTCCTGTAATGGCGGATGAGAGCCTTAAGACCTTGACCGATGCTTTCCGATTGGCCCAAAACGAGCGGGTGGACATGATCAATATTAAATTACAAAAAGTTGGAGGTATTATGGTAGGAATGCATATTAACTCCGTGGCAAAATCGGCCGGTTTGGAGACTATGGTAGGCTGTATTGATGAATGCGGCTTGGGTATTGCCGCGGGACTTCACTTTGCGTTGTCCCGGCCCAACATCGTTTATGCGGATTTAGACGGCCATTTGGAATTGATTGATGACCCCTATAAAGATATTTTCAATCTAAAAAATGGAGTTTTATATCCTTCGGAGAAGTATGGGCTCGGTGTTAATTGA